The following proteins come from a genomic window of Gimesia chilikensis:
- a CDS encoding FHA domain-containing protein encodes MLGELNPCGGGDPIPLLSEVLLVGRRSKCDITLQFPNVSSHHCQLEFINGYWRIRDMNSRNGIKVNGQRCDMKWLLPGDKVAIAKHEYEINYTPQSDEPPPEEENPFEMSLMEKAGLVKPERRPERPMAPPARAPKKIELPDDESKMTDDELGLKFLTDPDDDQEDAS; translated from the coding sequence ATGTTAGGTGAACTCAACCCCTGTGGAGGGGGCGATCCCATCCCGTTGCTTTCTGAAGTTCTGCTCGTGGGCCGCCGCAGTAAATGCGACATCACGCTGCAGTTCCCCAATGTCTCTTCGCATCATTGCCAGCTCGAATTCATTAACGGCTACTGGCGTATCCGCGATATGAACAGCCGTAACGGCATCAAAGTCAACGGCCAGCGCTGCGACATGAAGTGGCTCCTGCCCGGCGACAAAGTCGCGATCGCCAAGCATGAATACGAAATCAACTACACCCCGCAGTCCGATGAACCGCCGCCGGAAGAAGAGAATCCGTTCGAAATGAGCCTGATGGAAAAAGCAGGGCTGGTCAAACCGGAGCGCCGTCCGGAACGACCCATGGCCCCGCCGGCCCGGGCACCCAAAAAGATCGAACTTCCAGATGACGAGTCTAAAATGACCGACGATGAACTGGGACTCAAATTCCTGACAGACCCGGATGACGATCAGGAAGACGCATCATGA
- a CDS encoding DUF1501 domain-containing protein, protein MLKLFPEKVSNCETGSRRQFLLEVGALSAFGISLDSVLRGQAHASQGESGALADPSNDTNCILIWTRGGTSHHDTFDPKPNASADVRGDFSAISTALPGIQFTEKVPLFAKHAKEFSIMRNLNPQNGAHSTADAFMLSGHKFNPSVTYPCYGAVIAKTKGFKTNIPPHIQLGNNVDRRFNGGLGGYLGIQYNPFEIPGDPNAKNFTVRDISPPSGISIDRMKRRQQALSAIDTLQRQADQNQNTFEASDAHYQNAFSMITSADTQEAFDLSQESDKTRDEYGRHNLGQSCLLARRLIEAGSRFVTVSSGGWDTHTNNFKGLERLLPPFDQGVTSLVLDLKQRGMLDNTLVVWLTDFGRTPVINSAAGRDHWSTASTMMMIGAGTPAGQVVGATDDTGSRPVGNEYYPADVAATIYSKLGVKLDHYFVSPEDGRPLIVCEGQPIPELMG, encoded by the coding sequence ATGCTGAAGCTTTTCCCCGAGAAGGTTTCTAACTGTGAAACCGGAAGCCGTCGTCAATTTCTGCTGGAAGTTGGTGCGCTGAGTGCTTTTGGTATCTCGCTGGATTCCGTGCTGCGTGGTCAGGCTCATGCTTCCCAGGGTGAGTCTGGTGCACTGGCAGATCCTTCGAACGACACTAACTGTATTCTGATCTGGACGCGTGGCGGTACCAGTCACCACGATACGTTCGATCCCAAACCAAACGCCTCGGCCGACGTGCGTGGCGATTTTTCTGCCATCAGCACCGCACTGCCCGGCATTCAATTCACTGAGAAAGTGCCTCTGTTCGCGAAGCATGCGAAAGAGTTTTCGATCATGCGGAACCTGAACCCACAGAACGGGGCACACTCAACCGCTGATGCCTTCATGCTGTCAGGGCATAAGTTCAACCCTTCCGTGACCTATCCCTGCTACGGGGCGGTCATTGCGAAAACCAAGGGTTTCAAAACCAACATTCCGCCACATATTCAGCTGGGTAACAACGTCGACCGGCGTTTCAACGGCGGCCTGGGTGGCTACCTGGGGATTCAGTACAACCCGTTTGAAATCCCCGGCGATCCCAACGCGAAGAACTTCACCGTGCGGGATATTTCTCCTCCCTCCGGGATCTCCATTGATCGGATGAAGCGTCGTCAGCAGGCTCTGTCTGCCATCGACACGCTGCAGCGTCAGGCAGATCAGAACCAGAATACATTTGAAGCTTCTGATGCTCACTATCAGAATGCTTTCAGTATGATCACCTCGGCTGATACGCAGGAAGCGTTTGACCTCAGCCAGGAATCGGACAAAACCCGCGACGAGTATGGGCGTCACAACCTGGGACAGAGCTGTCTGCTGGCCCGTCGCCTGATCGAAGCCGGTTCCCGTTTTGTAACCGTCAGCAGCGGTGGCTGGGACACGCACACCAACAACTTCAAAGGTCTGGAACGGCTGCTGCCCCCCTTCGACCAGGGCGTCACCTCACTGGTGCTCGACCTGAAACAGCGGGGCATGCTGGATAACACACTGGTTGTCTGGCTGACTGACTTCGGTCGGACCCCGGTGATTAACTCCGCCGCCGGTCGTGACCACTGGTCAACGGCTTCAACCATGATGATGATCGGTGCCGGCACTCCCGCCGGTCAGGTGGTTGGTGCCACCGACGACACCGGTTCGCGTCCGGTCGGAAACGAATATTATCCGGCAGACGTTGCCGCGACCATTTACTCAAAACTGGGTGTGAAACTCGATCATTACTTTGTCTCTCCCGAGGATGGGCGTCCGCTGATTGTCTGCGAAGGACAACCCATTCCGGAACTGATGGGGTAA
- a CDS encoding AI-2E family transporter yields the protein MSSNSLQPSDEQAKVITGCLMLLSVIALAFVFYITKAVLIPFVIAIFIVTIVTPIVDLLVLRWKMPHIVAISATLLLVLSVGFLLIIVLIYSTQQVIAKAETQYSEKLGIFINSTFDTAKELGEPKPEEAEESSEDSAAEAEPAVAERPTTAEAPTAPVTPTVPDGPEISAAPVEAQKPPAGWFENMGVDLNKLQKMTTDYMTQFLKEVAFSTMQTALSFTTTSFFVAIFVIFLLAGRDPQAVVKNKLYFEIEQKIRSYITTKLIISLVTGILVGVTLSLFGLELALVFAILTFLLNFIPSVGSLIATLLPIPVAVAQFSDSPWTIAGVILIPGGIQMAIGNGIEPKIMGEGLQLHPVTVLLALSFWTLLWGPIGAILAVPITAGIRIVLMRFESGQTAGNLLAGILPGESTTVA from the coding sequence ATGTCGTCGAATTCTCTGCAACCTTCGGATGAGCAGGCCAAAGTGATCACGGGCTGTCTGATGTTGCTGTCAGTCATTGCCCTGGCTTTTGTGTTTTATATTACCAAGGCCGTGTTGATCCCGTTTGTGATTGCCATTTTCATCGTGACGATTGTGACGCCGATCGTCGACCTGCTGGTTCTGAGATGGAAAATGCCACATATTGTCGCGATCTCCGCCACGCTGTTGCTGGTACTGTCGGTTGGTTTTCTGCTGATTATAGTACTGATCTACTCGACGCAGCAGGTGATTGCGAAAGCGGAGACGCAGTACAGCGAGAAGCTGGGGATCTTTATCAATTCCACATTCGATACGGCGAAGGAACTCGGTGAGCCCAAGCCGGAAGAGGCTGAGGAGTCCAGCGAGGATTCGGCAGCTGAAGCGGAACCGGCTGTTGCAGAACGTCCGACTACTGCCGAAGCGCCGACAGCTCCTGTGACACCCACGGTTCCTGACGGACCTGAGATCAGCGCAGCACCGGTCGAAGCTCAGAAGCCTCCTGCCGGCTGGTTTGAGAATATGGGAGTGGACCTGAATAAGTTACAGAAAATGACCACTGACTACATGACACAGTTCCTGAAGGAGGTTGCCTTCAGTACAATGCAGACTGCGCTCAGTTTTACGACGACCTCTTTCTTTGTGGCGATCTTTGTGATCTTCCTGCTGGCGGGTCGTGATCCACAGGCTGTCGTCAAGAATAAGCTCTATTTCGAGATCGAACAGAAAATCCGCAGCTATATTACAACCAAGCTGATCATCTCGCTGGTGACGGGGATCCTGGTGGGAGTGACGCTCTCGCTGTTCGGACTGGAACTGGCGCTGGTGTTCGCGATTCTGACCTTCCTGCTGAACTTCATTCCTTCGGTGGGATCGCTGATCGCGACTTTACTGCCGATTCCCGTGGCGGTGGCGCAATTCTCCGATAGTCCCTGGACGATTGCCGGTGTGATTCTGATACCCGGCGGGATTCAGATGGCAATTGGCAACGGCATTGAACCCAAGATCATGGGCGAAGGCCTGCAACTGCATCCCGTGACCGTCCTGCTGGCCTTGTCCTTCTGGACGCTGCTCTGGGGACCCATCGGAGCGATTCTGGCCGTGCCGATCACTGCCGGGATTCGCATCGTGCTGATGCGGTTCGAATCGGGGCAGACCGCAGGGAACCTGCTCGCCGGAATCTTGCCCGGCGAGTCGACGACGGTCGCGTGA
- a CDS encoding dual specificity protein phosphatase family protein: MGIQPSIYPIQHIGTGLLAVMPKPASGEWIEDEFASIARWGITHIVSLLEEAEAADVGLAQERELAGKNGMQFTSFPIPDRCLPADSADFVRLTKSLYAGIHSGSQTVVHCRAGIGRAGMLAAGILIQHGLSAEQAFEFVSQQRRVPVPDTPEQFNWICQLQTQIRE, translated from the coding sequence ATGGGAATCCAACCCAGCATCTACCCCATCCAGCACATCGGCACCGGCCTGCTGGCCGTCATGCCCAAGCCTGCGAGTGGCGAATGGATTGAAGACGAATTCGCCAGCATCGCCCGCTGGGGAATTACGCATATCGTCTCCCTGCTGGAAGAGGCAGAAGCCGCGGACGTCGGCCTTGCACAGGAACGCGAACTGGCCGGAAAAAACGGGATGCAGTTCACCTCGTTTCCGATCCCCGACCGCTGCTTGCCTGCAGACAGCGCTGATTTCGTCCGGCTGACAAAATCACTTTACGCAGGTATTCACTCAGGCAGCCAGACCGTCGTGCATTGTCGAGCAGGCATTGGTCGCGCAGGCATGCTGGCTGCCGGCATTCTGATTCAACATGGTCTCTCCGCAGAACAGGCGTTCGAATTCGTCTCCCAACAACGGCGCGTCCCCGTTCCCGATACTCCAGAACAATTTAACTGGATCTGCCAGTTGCAGACACAGATCAGAGAATAG
- a CDS encoding right-handed parallel beta-helix repeat-containing protein: protein MKLRTCVTICLALFVLSGLCLLPATDSSQLLSQEPAAKAPATGMKTVLDYGAKGDGQTDDTAAIQQMVDASVGSLRFPRGQYRLTKPIVIDLTKVGPTSISGDGTATILMEGAGPAFKFIGTHNGTASPKTFQPVVWEKERSPMVDGIEIVGKHPEAIGIQAIKTMQITITRLVVRKALHGIHLTERNRNVAIDDCHLYENEGVGIYLEKLNLHQVNISDSHISYNKQGGIVVRESEIRNIQIGNCDIEGNMGEKTPPTANILFDISQGSLREGAIFGCTIQHTNNAPNSANVRFIGNGPEDPRKVGNFAIADNSMSDVATNIHLQHARGITITGNTLWQAYEHNLLVEDCAHIVLGSNLMDRNPDYRAKTKDANVFKDCTDCTLNALNILATRDVPAGLILENCARMNITNCTIRRCQNGGILLQNVKQSRVSDCLITEGEKNFAIRVSGGQEIQITDNLVSGDIDVGPGTEVSNTMTVY, encoded by the coding sequence ATGAAACTCAGAACCTGCGTTACCATCTGCCTGGCCCTGTTCGTCCTCTCGGGACTCTGCCTGTTACCTGCCACCGATTCCAGCCAGCTGTTGAGCCAGGAACCGGCGGCCAAAGCTCCCGCAACCGGTATGAAAACCGTCCTGGACTACGGTGCGAAAGGAGACGGTCAGACCGACGATACCGCCGCCATCCAGCAGATGGTCGACGCTTCGGTCGGTTCACTCCGCTTTCCCCGCGGACAGTATCGGCTGACAAAACCCATCGTGATCGATCTGACCAAAGTCGGTCCAACCTCCATTTCGGGTGATGGCACCGCCACGATCCTGATGGAAGGCGCCGGGCCCGCATTCAAGTTCATCGGCACCCACAACGGCACCGCGAGTCCTAAAACATTCCAGCCCGTCGTCTGGGAAAAGGAACGCAGCCCCATGGTGGACGGCATCGAGATCGTCGGCAAACATCCTGAAGCGATCGGCATTCAGGCGATCAAAACCATGCAGATCACGATCACCCGGCTGGTCGTCCGCAAAGCACTGCACGGCATTCACCTGACCGAACGCAACCGGAACGTCGCCATCGACGACTGCCACCTCTACGAAAACGAAGGGGTCGGGATCTACCTCGAAAAGCTGAACCTGCATCAGGTCAACATTTCCGATTCACACATCAGCTACAATAAGCAGGGCGGGATCGTCGTTCGCGAAAGTGAAATTCGTAACATCCAGATCGGCAACTGCGACATTGAAGGCAACATGGGCGAAAAGACACCGCCCACCGCCAACATCCTGTTCGACATTTCGCAGGGATCACTGCGGGAAGGCGCGATCTTCGGCTGCACCATTCAGCACACGAACAACGCCCCCAACTCCGCGAACGTTCGTTTCATCGGCAACGGCCCTGAAGACCCCCGCAAGGTCGGTAACTTCGCGATCGCGGACAACTCCATGAGCGATGTCGCCACCAACATTCATCTGCAGCATGCCCGGGGCATCACCATCACCGGCAACACACTCTGGCAGGCCTACGAACATAACCTGCTGGTCGAAGACTGTGCCCACATTGTCCTCGGTTCCAATCTCATGGACCGCAACCCCGATTACCGTGCCAAGACGAAAGATGCAAACGTCTTCAAAGACTGCACCGACTGCACACTCAACGCCCTGAATATCCTGGCAACCCGCGACGTCCCCGCTGGACTGATCCTCGAAAACTGCGCGCGAATGAATATCACCAACTGCACCATCCGTCGCTGCCAGAACGGCGGCATCCTGCTGCAGAACGTGAAACAGTCCCGCGTCTCCGACTGCCTGATTACCGAAGGCGAAAAGAACTTCGCGATCCGCGTTTCAGGCGGCCAGGAAATTCAGATCACCGATAACCTCGTCTCCGGCGACATCGACGTCGGACCGGGCACGGAAGTCTCCAACACCATGACCGTCTATTAA
- the rsgA gene encoding ribosome small subunit-dependent GTPase A → MTIRKTHHERISDGAGAENVVAKKKGKKIRVAFKKNRQKKVRKNKLSSHQVDEHVDSQYMDASERLTGKGDLTRHRTVMGVEQETEDGTEIVIDIDESNCLPGRVIRAQGLNSVVQTADGNRYECTVRRLVRTMSRDDRNAVVAGDHVLIRPEGDEYQAVIERVEPRRSYLSRGSKRREHILVSNIDQAVIVVSADDPPLKPSLIDRFLISSEKGNIHSIICINKIDLVDPIELQPLIGVYAQLGYDIVLTSVVTGTGIPRLRSLLRGKQSVFSGQSGVGKSSLLNQIDNRLSLETAEISQENRKGKHTTRSAVLLEIATGGWVVDTPGIRQLQLWDVSPEEVEGFFREFHAFVPQCRFPDCSHTHEDNCGIKRAVHNDFISRQRYQSYLKIIAGDDPRPVYHQ, encoded by the coding sequence ATGACGATCAGGAAGACGCATCATGAACGTATTTCAGACGGCGCGGGGGCCGAAAACGTAGTGGCGAAGAAAAAAGGCAAAAAGATCCGGGTCGCTTTCAAAAAGAATCGTCAGAAGAAGGTCCGGAAAAACAAACTCTCCAGCCACCAGGTGGATGAACACGTCGACTCGCAGTACATGGATGCCAGCGAGCGTCTCACCGGCAAAGGGGATTTAACCCGCCACCGCACCGTAATGGGAGTCGAACAGGAGACCGAGGACGGCACCGAGATCGTCATCGACATCGATGAGTCCAACTGCCTGCCCGGACGAGTAATTCGCGCCCAGGGTCTCAACTCCGTCGTCCAGACCGCAGACGGCAACCGTTATGAATGCACCGTGCGACGTCTGGTGCGAACCATGTCCCGCGATGACCGCAATGCCGTTGTCGCAGGTGACCATGTTTTGATTCGTCCCGAAGGGGATGAGTACCAGGCGGTCATCGAACGGGTCGAGCCCCGTCGCTCTTACCTCTCGCGGGGCAGTAAACGTCGTGAACACATCCTGGTCAGCAACATCGACCAGGCAGTGATCGTCGTCTCCGCCGATGATCCCCCACTCAAGCCCTCACTCATCGACCGCTTTCTGATCAGCTCGGAAAAAGGCAACATCCACTCCATCATCTGCATCAATAAAATCGACCTGGTCGATCCCATTGAACTGCAGCCCCTGATCGGCGTCTACGCGCAGCTGGGTTATGACATCGTCTTAACCAGTGTGGTCACAGGCACCGGCATTCCGCGACTCCGTTCCCTGCTGAGAGGGAAACAATCCGTCTTCTCCGGGCAGAGTGGGGTCGGCAAGTCTTCGCTGCTCAATCAGATCGACAACCGCCTCTCACTGGAGACCGCCGAGATCAGCCAGGAAAACCGCAAAGGAAAACACACAACGCGCTCTGCAGTCCTCCTGGAAATCGCCACCGGAGGCTGGGTCGTCGACACACCCGGCATTCGTCAGCTCCAGCTCTGGGATGTGAGCCCCGAAGAAGTCGAAGGCTTCTTTCGCGAATTCCACGCGTTCGTGCCCCAGTGCCGCTTTCCCGACTGCTCGCACACCCACGAAGACAACTGCGGCATCAAACGCGCGGTCCACAACGACTTCATCTCCCGCCAACGCTATCAGAGCTATCTGAAAATCATCGCCGGGGACGACCCTCGGCCCGTCTACCACCAGTAG
- a CDS encoding DUF1570 domain-containing protein, producing MIWRDYRSDALIRQAATTVCTLLVVLCNCLALPETLSAQTSVRPSSSEETAPPLYEFTFLDEQKQEQTLKGALIVEARDGGVVMQTRDGRLLTATPEQLKAKRRLEEPFTPLGKAELTEQLTREFGPGFEVTQTKHFTICSQAGKRYSQWCGYLFERLYKVLHNYWDSKELPLHEPEVPLIAVIFKDRAAFEAYASQILGEGAAGTHGFYSIQSNRMVLYDLTAAPGERPAFTDADIIRKLRKSPFNIATVIHECTHQIAFNVGLHTRFADNPLWLTEGMATYFETPDLGNKTGWRTVGRPNPWRIRQFVDYARSRRKADSLQTLIASDQRFQDAETVLDTYAEAWAFSYFLIKTHRKQYEEYLRLIAARKPLIWATPEERLQVFQSVFGDDLDRLNQEFLNYMRQISR from the coding sequence ATGATCTGGAGAGATTACCGTTCCGATGCCCTCATCCGACAGGCTGCAACCACTGTGTGTACTCTGCTCGTGGTGCTCTGCAACTGTCTGGCGTTGCCCGAGACTCTCTCCGCGCAGACCAGTGTGCGTCCCTCATCCTCAGAGGAGACTGCACCACCGCTGTATGAGTTTACTTTTCTGGATGAGCAGAAACAGGAACAGACACTGAAAGGGGCGCTGATTGTCGAGGCGCGCGATGGTGGTGTGGTGATGCAGACCCGCGACGGTCGGCTGCTGACTGCGACTCCCGAGCAGTTGAAAGCGAAACGCCGCCTGGAGGAACCGTTCACGCCCCTGGGGAAAGCAGAGCTCACAGAGCAACTGACGCGCGAATTTGGGCCGGGCTTTGAAGTCACCCAGACGAAACATTTCACAATCTGCAGTCAGGCGGGGAAGCGGTATTCCCAGTGGTGTGGCTACCTGTTTGAGCGGCTTTATAAAGTGCTGCACAATTACTGGGACAGCAAGGAGCTTCCACTGCATGAACCGGAAGTTCCCCTGATCGCGGTGATCTTCAAAGACCGCGCGGCCTTTGAAGCGTATGCGAGTCAGATTCTGGGCGAAGGGGCCGCCGGGACACACGGCTTTTATTCGATCCAGTCAAACCGGATGGTGCTCTACGATCTGACCGCGGCACCCGGAGAGCGGCCCGCTTTTACCGATGCTGACATTATCCGAAAACTGCGCAAGTCGCCGTTCAACATTGCGACCGTGATCCACGAGTGCACGCATCAGATCGCCTTTAATGTCGGGTTGCACACGCGGTTCGCTGATAATCCGCTCTGGTTGACCGAGGGGATGGCCACTTACTTTGAAACTCCCGATCTGGGAAACAAGACCGGCTGGCGGACAGTGGGACGACCGAACCCCTGGCGGATCAGGCAGTTTGTCGATTATGCCCGCTCGCGGCGTAAAGCCGATTCGCTGCAGACACTGATCGCCTCAGATCAGCGATTTCAGGATGCGGAAACGGTATTGGATACGTATGCGGAAGCCTGGGCGTTTTCCTACTTCCTGATCAAAACGCATCGGAAACAGTACGAAGAATACCTGCGTCTGATCGCTGCGCGGAAACCGTTGATCTGGGCGACACCCGAGGAACGCCTGCAGGTATTCCAGTCCGTGTTCGGCGATGATCTGGATCGACTCAATCAGGAATTCCTGAATTACATGCGACAAATCAGTCGCTGA
- a CDS encoding DUF1559 domain-containing protein, which translates to MPNPTFRRKGFTLIELLVVIAIIAILIALLLPAVQQAREAARRSSCKNNLKQIGLALHNYNETFSVFPYATSNPGQCGFSNVTNHKGWLYLLPYLEQAPLYNQFNFSAATGQRNTGSGTLAGGGAIASGNAALTTTILQPLLCPSDDGQRFYGAADTTYGSGVANTARTSYDFVVNEANSCPTWVSISKTTRTMFGTNSACRIRDVKDGTSNTAAVVETTLEVVDGVTNSWATAQHVGLGIDFATPPNLYINYWKCCGWDSTPYARTPIFGRLGEWGSPGSTHVGGMHILMADGAVRFISENLDATTRQRLAYMSDGQVLGEF; encoded by the coding sequence GTGCCCAACCCGACCTTTCGACGTAAAGGGTTCACCCTGATTGAACTACTGGTGGTGATTGCCATCATCGCCATTCTGATTGCCCTGCTGCTGCCTGCTGTACAACAGGCTCGCGAAGCAGCCCGCCGCAGTTCCTGCAAAAACAATCTGAAACAGATTGGCCTGGCACTGCACAACTACAATGAAACATTCTCGGTATTTCCCTACGCAACCTCCAACCCGGGTCAGTGTGGCTTCAGCAATGTGACCAACCACAAAGGCTGGCTCTACCTGCTGCCTTACCTCGAACAGGCTCCCCTGTATAACCAGTTCAACTTCAGTGCAGCCACCGGCCAAAGAAACACCGGCAGCGGTACCCTGGCAGGTGGCGGCGCCATCGCCAGCGGGAACGCGGCTCTCACTACCACCATCCTGCAACCGCTGCTCTGCCCGTCCGACGACGGCCAGCGTTTCTATGGTGCTGCAGATACGACTTATGGCTCCGGTGTCGCAAATACTGCACGGACCAGCTATGACTTCGTTGTGAACGAAGCAAACTCCTGCCCGACCTGGGTCAGCATTTCGAAAACCACCCGTACCATGTTCGGTACGAACTCGGCCTGCCGGATTCGCGATGTCAAAGACGGCACCAGTAACACCGCAGCCGTCGTGGAAACGACACTGGAAGTGGTTGACGGCGTAACCAACTCCTGGGCCACCGCACAACACGTGGGCCTGGGGATCGATTTCGCCACACCGCCCAACCTCTACATCAACTACTGGAAATGTTGTGGCTGGGACAGTACTCCTTATGCCCGCACTCCCATCTTTGGACGCCTGGGCGAATGGGGTTCGCCCGGTAGTACTCACGTAGGCGGGATGCATATCCTCATGGCCGATGGTGCCGTACGGTTCATCAGCGAAAACCTGGATGCCACCACACGTCAGCGTCTGGCTTACATGTCAGATGGTCAGGTTCTGGGAGAATTTTAA
- a CDS encoding DUF6891 domain-containing protein has product MMNHNWKTLLLLTCLSVGCGENTNTKVPPQATVEQAQPEKQVASPLSQEAQNQIDWMVRSGFYDYSDLFRTLCLEVFPDEEMDIKLVKQACDQRIQSWQREQKNWPAVTDCDRLDKAFEKLEEQGIISIQFAGNTQSDGYEIFEDTLHIHDHPASVIGYCFFHKQDLERVMDGKDLILSFGPVNPEDEKSRGPEIGKIIQQELEQAGLKVKWDGTFNERIRVTDMAWQKRNPACKPIDFDI; this is encoded by the coding sequence ATGATGAACCACAATTGGAAAACACTGCTTCTACTCACCTGCCTGTCCGTCGGTTGTGGTGAGAACACCAATACCAAAGTCCCACCGCAAGCGACAGTAGAGCAGGCTCAGCCAGAAAAGCAGGTCGCATCACCACTCAGCCAGGAAGCACAGAATCAAATTGACTGGATGGTCCGTTCCGGCTTTTATGACTATTCCGATCTGTTTCGAACCCTCTGTCTCGAAGTCTTCCCAGATGAAGAGATGGATATCAAGCTGGTAAAGCAGGCTTGCGATCAACGCATCCAATCCTGGCAGAGAGAACAGAAAAACTGGCCCGCAGTGACCGACTGCGACCGTCTCGACAAGGCATTTGAAAAGCTGGAAGAGCAAGGGATCATTTCGATCCAGTTCGCCGGGAATACACAGTCAGACGGTTACGAAATTTTTGAAGACACCCTCCACATACACGATCACCCCGCTTCTGTCATCGGGTACTGTTTCTTTCACAAACAGGATCTGGAACGGGTAATGGACGGCAAAGACCTCATCCTTTCTTTCGGTCCTGTTAACCCCGAGGACGAAAAGTCCAGAGGACCGGAAATCGGAAAAATCATCCAGCAGGAACTGGAGCAGGCTGGTCTGAAGGTCAAATGGGACGGAACTTTCAACGAACGCATCCGCGTCACTGATATGGCATGGCAGAAACGCAACCCTGCTTGCAAACCCATTGATTTTGACATCTGA
- a CDS encoding trypsin-like serine peptidase — translation MPYLDVLRNDEALARETLGKLRTGSLPVRPDLRFSQVLTFDKISAVITDRQVVDLGVIEGVTALQEFIRPALFVQNGSYQVPLSEIWKQKLSQAKENLERAIASTGRIEVKNHDSLAWVGTGWLVAPEIMVTNRHVAIEFARKSNTGFRFRKNRQLKPMSAHVDFREEHHSPLEEEFELVDVLYIEPGDDPDLAFFQVQQINTMGAHNPATPLRLAAAVAPGTDVAAIGYPRGTSGEQNWPAITELFQGIFGVKRISPGKIKTVEESQLTHDCSTLEGSSGSPVVNLSTGEVVGIHFTGTFSVANYAVPSTLIADRLDQLL, via the coding sequence ATGCCTTACCTCGACGTTCTTCGCAACGATGAAGCACTCGCCCGGGAAACACTGGGCAAACTCCGTACGGGAAGCCTGCCTGTCAGGCCCGACTTACGGTTCTCGCAGGTTTTAACCTTTGACAAAATCAGCGCCGTGATCACAGACAGGCAAGTCGTCGACCTGGGTGTCATCGAGGGTGTAACGGCTCTGCAGGAATTCATTCGCCCCGCGTTGTTTGTGCAGAATGGGAGCTATCAGGTTCCTCTCTCTGAAATCTGGAAGCAGAAGTTGAGCCAGGCGAAAGAGAACCTCGAACGGGCGATTGCCTCTACCGGTAGAATTGAAGTCAAAAATCACGACAGTCTCGCCTGGGTCGGAACCGGCTGGCTGGTCGCACCGGAGATCATGGTCACGAACAGACACGTCGCAATCGAATTCGCCCGGAAGTCAAACACAGGCTTTCGCTTTCGCAAGAACCGACAGTTAAAGCCGATGAGCGCACACGTGGACTTTCGCGAAGAACACCATTCGCCGCTTGAGGAAGAATTCGAACTCGTCGACGTACTCTATATCGAACCGGGAGATGACCCAGACCTGGCATTTTTCCAGGTACAACAGATCAACACCATGGGAGCACACAACCCCGCCACGCCACTCCGGCTGGCGGCTGCCGTCGCTCCAGGTACGGATGTCGCCGCCATCGGCTACCCGCGGGGAACCAGTGGCGAGCAGAACTGGCCGGCGATAACAGAGTTGTTCCAGGGTATCTTTGGCGTCAAACGCATCTCTCCGGGCAAAATAAAAACGGTGGAAGAGTCACAGCTCACACACGACTGTTCCACACTCGAAGGCAGCTCCGGATCGCCCGTCGTCAATTTATCGACCGGGGAAGTCGTCGGCATTCATTTTACCGGAACCTTTTCGGTCGCCAACTACGCCGTCCCCTCCACTCTCATCGCAGACCGGTTGGATCAACTGCTTTGA